In Halobacteriovorax marinus SJ, the following proteins share a genomic window:
- a CDS encoding response regulator translates to MKKLYYIEQESFLRDLLETMCRQNEGFEAYSAAEGSDNLYFFKDLSPDFILIDWSTVESYQEKLLTDLAEVAQIPVGVTKEPSQQIPDSWQERAELVIDKPLEVKTILRKIFP, encoded by the coding sequence ATGAAAAAGCTATATTATATTGAGCAGGAAAGCTTTCTTAGGGATTTACTTGAAACAATGTGTCGCCAGAACGAAGGCTTTGAGGCCTATAGTGCAGCAGAGGGAAGTGACAATCTTTACTTCTTCAAGGACCTAAGCCCTGACTTTATTTTGATTGATTGGTCTACAGTTGAGAGTTACCAGGAGAAGCTATTGACTGATTTAGCTGAAGTAGCGCAGATTCCTGTTGGTGTTACAAAAGAACCTTCTCAGCAAATTCCTGATTCATGGCAGGAGAGGGCAGAATTAGTGATTGATAAGCCATTGGAAGTAAAAACAATTCTTAGAAAAATCTTTCCCTAG
- the udk gene encoding uridine kinase encodes MEVVIVGIAGGSGSGKTTFARRLREKVGESDCCVLGQDSYYFDQSKKFDHDGGSVNFDHPDSLDFDLLARHLSKLKRGDQVNVPVYDFATHSRSSEPKQMKPRKFIFVDGILIFSQPNVVEELDHKIFIDCPEDLRFERRLNRDVNERGRTKEGVHNQFYKQVKPMHDLFVEPSKDVACSIVNVDNFDDRVEQWFKRLTS; translated from the coding sequence ATGGAAGTTGTAATTGTTGGAATAGCTGGTGGTAGTGGTTCAGGAAAAACTACTTTTGCCAGAAGATTAAGAGAGAAGGTCGGTGAGAGTGATTGCTGTGTTCTCGGTCAAGATAGTTACTACTTTGATCAATCTAAGAAATTTGATCATGACGGAGGATCGGTAAACTTTGATCACCCCGATTCTCTGGACTTTGATCTGCTAGCTAGACATCTCTCAAAACTAAAGAGAGGTGACCAGGTGAATGTCCCTGTCTATGACTTTGCAACTCACTCTAGAAGTTCTGAACCCAAGCAAATGAAGCCTCGTAAATTTATCTTTGTAGATGGAATTTTGATCTTCTCTCAGCCAAATGTGGTAGAAGAGTTAGATCATAAAATCTTTATTGATTGCCCTGAAGACTTGAGATTTGAAAGAAGATTGAATAGGGATGTAAATGAGCGAGGGCGAACGAAAGAAGGTGTTCACAACCAATTCTATAAGCAAGTAAAACCAATGCATGATCTCTTTGTTGAGCCATCTAAAGACGTTGCCTGTTCAATTGTTAATGTAGATAACTTTGATGATAGAGTTGAGCAGTGGTTTAAAAGGCTTACTTCTTAA
- the upp gene encoding uracil phosphoribosyltransferase, translating into MNNNLHEINHPVLQHKLSILRDKDTNSRAFRDIMNEIGRFLAYEATKNLKSSKVDIQTPIMKASVPVINDYPIVVSVLRAGNGLLDGVLDTLPFSAVGFVGMYRDKFINNTVEYYFKLPEKCEGRDVLLLDPMLATGDTAISALDRLKQYKVGKITMLTVLISPEGLERINHFHPDVEIYTVSKEDGLNESGYLLPGLGDAGDRLYNTK; encoded by the coding sequence ATGAATAATAATTTACATGAAATAAATCACCCTGTGCTTCAGCACAAATTATCAATCTTGAGAGACAAGGACACTAATTCGAGGGCCTTTAGAGATATAATGAATGAGATTGGAAGGTTTCTCGCCTATGAAGCGACGAAGAATTTGAAGTCTTCAAAAGTAGATATTCAAACTCCAATTATGAAAGCTTCAGTTCCAGTTATTAATGACTATCCAATTGTTGTATCAGTTCTTAGGGCCGGAAACGGTTTACTGGATGGAGTACTCGACACACTTCCGTTCTCAGCAGTAGGCTTTGTTGGAATGTATAGAGATAAGTTTATCAATAATACAGTAGAGTACTATTTTAAATTACCTGAGAAGTGTGAAGGACGTGACGTTCTATTACTCGATCCAATGCTTGCTACTGGGGATACGGCCATTTCTGCTCTAGATAGATTAAAACAATATAAAGTTGGTAAAATAACAATGTTAACAGTTTTAATTAGTCCTGAAGGGCTAGAGAGAATTAATCACTTTCACCCGGACGTTGAAATCTACACTGTAAGCAAAGAAGACGGATTGAATGAGTCAGGCTATTTACTTCCTGGTTTAGGCGATGCTGGAGATAGATTGTACAATACGAAATAG
- a CDS encoding GTP cyclohydrolase II — translation MSNEKFERPSHVVLTSHSNQVFKESLPVNWGATNPKDRGPIIATISEKENRNAIGTHSGSYTVYRALSIAKGDYAREHRPELENTFSPVVIKPQESWFDPEKIVSIDPWGGHIQELYGDYIKEGYNIKPTIAVTQARLHIPEIFEAIDKGRLEIDGDIVAEDKSIKVTKIAFEPVWYLPGIAKRLGIEEGELRKILFNETGGMFPELVTRPDLKVLLPPIGSTTAYVFGDVEKLSDSEAELSCRVHDECNGSDVFGSDICTCRPYLTYGIEHAAKTAQKGGVGLIVYYRKEGRALGEVTKFLVYNARKRQEGGDTASNYFKRTECVAGVEDARFQEFMPDILQYFGIKKIHNLHSMSNMKYDAIAKSGIEVVNRISIPDELIPADAQVEMEAKKAAGYFTAGEVKDKDGLDKVLGRNLEE, via the coding sequence ATGAGTAATGAAAAATTTGAAAGACCAAGTCATGTTGTTTTAACGTCTCATAGTAACCAAGTCTTTAAAGAGTCTCTTCCTGTAAATTGGGGAGCGACTAATCCTAAAGATCGTGGGCCTATTATTGCGACAATCTCTGAGAAAGAAAATCGAAATGCGATTGGGACTCACAGTGGATCTTATACTGTTTACCGCGCACTCTCTATTGCTAAGGGTGATTATGCTAGAGAGCATAGACCTGAACTAGAGAATACATTCTCTCCTGTAGTAATTAAGCCTCAAGAGTCTTGGTTTGATCCTGAGAAGATCGTTTCAATCGATCCTTGGGGTGGTCATATCCAAGAGCTATATGGGGATTATATCAAAGAGGGATATAATATTAAGCCGACAATTGCTGTCACTCAGGCACGTTTACATATTCCTGAAATTTTTGAGGCCATTGATAAAGGAAGACTTGAAATAGATGGTGATATTGTAGCTGAGGACAAGTCAATTAAAGTGACTAAGATTGCTTTTGAACCAGTTTGGTACCTTCCTGGAATTGCTAAGAGACTTGGAATTGAAGAGGGTGAACTTAGAAAGATTCTCTTCAATGAAACTGGGGGAATGTTTCCAGAGTTAGTGACAAGACCTGATCTTAAAGTTCTTCTTCCGCCAATTGGATCCACTACTGCCTATGTCTTTGGTGATGTAGAGAAACTCTCTGATTCTGAAGCAGAGCTTAGTTGTAGAGTTCATGACGAGTGTAATGGTTCAGATGTTTTTGGATCTGATATTTGTACGTGTAGACCTTATTTAACTTATGGAATTGAACATGCTGCTAAGACTGCTCAAAAAGGTGGTGTTGGTCTAATTGTTTACTATAGAAAAGAAGGGCGTGCCCTCGGTGAAGTTACAAAGTTCTTAGTTTATAATGCGAGAAAGAGACAAGAGGGTGGAGATACTGCCTCAAATTACTTTAAAAGAACTGAATGTGTTGCAGGAGTTGAGGATGCAAGATTCCAAGAATTCATGCCAGACATTCTTCAATACTTTGGAATTAAGAAAATTCATAATCTTCATTCAATGAGTAATATGAAATATGATGCCATAGCAAAAAGTGGAATTGAAGTTGTTAATAGAATTTCGATTCCTGACGAGCTAATACCTGCTGACGCGCAAGTTGAAATGGAAGCGAAGAAAGCTGCTGGTTACTTTACCGCTGGTGAGGTGAAGGACAAGGATGGACTTGATAAAGTCTTAGGTAGAAACTTAGAGGAGTAA
- the coaBC gene encoding bifunctional phosphopantothenoylcysteine decarboxylase/phosphopantothenate--cysteine ligase CoaBC yields MRVLLGVCGSIAAYKTLDLARSLVKAGHEVKVVLTRGAQEFVVPNVYKYLGVSEVFYAGDDFNYPDKTPRSSNVLHIELAKWADKLVIAPLSANTLSTLSRGGANDLLSSIFLAIEQNKQILLFPAMNTNMLNHPFVKENFELVEKIKSLPQVFVATTKEGELACGDVGEGKLSDIEDIHELIETLDFNDNKKKIVITTGATISSVDPVRYLTNASSGKTGFEIAKELLKSGHYVKVIAGKNATGNLDRLSAHPRFSLERVVSTRDMLKSALESTIDADAYISAAAISDIEFIQGESKLKKNQLSNSLEINTAPDVLKNILESRNPKLKVIGFAAETNLSEEILLEKWNRKKVDLLVGTHVSSGLTQKTNTPLGFGVDQAKYSLMKDGQIFFNGELTKKELSTMIAQEIL; encoded by the coding sequence ATGAGAGTATTATTAGGTGTTTGCGGCTCAATTGCTGCATACAAGACATTGGATTTAGCAAGGTCACTTGTTAAGGCTGGACACGAGGTTAAAGTTGTTCTCACTAGAGGTGCGCAAGAATTTGTCGTTCCAAATGTCTACAAGTACCTGGGTGTCAGTGAAGTATTTTACGCTGGCGATGATTTCAACTATCCAGATAAAACTCCTAGAAGCTCCAATGTGCTCCATATAGAACTAGCGAAGTGGGCAGATAAATTAGTTATCGCTCCCCTTTCAGCAAATACTTTATCCACACTCTCTCGCGGTGGCGCCAACGATCTTTTAAGTTCTATTTTTTTGGCGATTGAGCAGAATAAGCAAATTCTACTCTTTCCTGCTATGAACACAAATATGCTCAATCACCCCTTCGTGAAAGAAAATTTTGAATTGGTTGAAAAAATAAAATCACTTCCTCAAGTTTTCGTTGCAACGACAAAGGAAGGTGAATTGGCCTGTGGTGATGTGGGAGAGGGAAAGCTCTCTGATATAGAAGACATTCATGAGCTAATTGAAACGCTCGACTTTAACGACAATAAAAAGAAGATTGTTATTACAACTGGTGCCACCATTTCGAGTGTCGATCCAGTGAGATATCTTACAAACGCCTCTAGTGGTAAGACAGGTTTTGAAATTGCAAAAGAATTACTTAAGTCTGGCCACTATGTGAAAGTCATTGCCGGCAAAAATGCTACGGGAAACTTAGATAGATTAAGTGCTCACCCACGCTTTAGTTTAGAACGAGTCGTTTCTACGAGAGATATGCTTAAGAGTGCTCTTGAATCAACAATAGATGCTGATGCCTATATTTCGGCCGCGGCCATTTCAGATATCGAATTCATTCAAGGTGAGTCGAAATTAAAGAAGAATCAACTCTCCAACTCGCTTGAGATCAATACAGCGCCCGATGTTTTAAAGAATATCTTAGAGTCTAGAAACCCTAAGCTAAAGGTTATCGGCTTCGCTGCTGAGACTAATCTAAGTGAAGAAATACTACTTGAAAAATGGAACCGAAAGAAAGTAGATCTCTTAGTCGGTACCCATGTCTCAAGTGGACTGACTCAAAAGACAAATACACCTCTTGGATTTGGTGTCGATCAAGCAAAGTATAGCCTAATGAAGGACGGCCAAATTTTCTTTAACGGAGAATTAACAAAGAAAGAGCTCTCAACAATGATCGCTCAGGAAATATTATGA
- the panC gene encoding pantoate--beta-alanine ligase: MIKLFRKIDEFKEYRRSLGQTSIGLVPTMGNLHSGHLSLIEESSKYNEVTIVTIFVNPLQFGPNEDFDKYPRTLEQDLQSIDSLSIEKDILVLAPESASEIYPNGFSTTISISGLTEKLCGSSRPGHFDGVTTVVYQLFNITKPSIAYFGQKDFQQQLIIKKMVRDLELPLQIQTMPIIRDESGLAKSSRNQYLSDSQRTEALELSKKISTIRELLQESSFIDSQISINSILEETLRDERWDYLEVLDSNNLQSISPTTNEAVILGALKVGETRLIDNQVVKIIYAR, from the coding sequence ATGATTAAGCTATTTAGAAAGATAGATGAATTCAAAGAATATAGAAGAAGCTTGGGTCAAACTAGTATTGGCCTTGTTCCAACAATGGGAAACCTCCACTCAGGACACTTAAGCCTTATTGAAGAATCTTCAAAGTATAACGAAGTTACAATTGTAACGATCTTTGTTAATCCACTTCAATTTGGACCTAATGAAGACTTCGACAAATACCCCAGAACTCTAGAGCAGGACTTACAAAGTATCGACTCACTTTCAATAGAGAAAGATATACTCGTACTGGCCCCTGAATCTGCCTCTGAAATTTATCCTAATGGTTTCTCAACGACGATTTCAATTTCAGGACTAACAGAGAAGCTTTGTGGCTCTTCTAGACCTGGTCACTTCGATGGTGTGACAACAGTTGTTTATCAATTATTCAATATTACAAAACCAAGTATTGCCTACTTTGGTCAAAAAGATTTTCAACAACAATTAATTATAAAGAAAATGGTTAGGGATCTTGAACTTCCACTTCAAATTCAAACAATGCCAATTATTAGAGATGAATCAGGTCTAGCGAAATCGAGTCGTAATCAATACTTAAGTGACTCACAAAGAACTGAAGCTTTAGAGCTCTCTAAGAAAATAAGTACTATAAGAGAACTTCTCCAAGAGAGCTCTTTTATTGATTCTCAAATTTCTATAAATTCAATACTTGAAGAAACTCTGCGCGACGAGCGTTGGGATTATCTCGAAGTATTAGATAGTAATAATTTACAAAGTATATCTCCGACAACTAATGAAGCTGTAATACTTGGCGCGCTCAAAGTTGGAGAAACAAGATTAATAGATAACCAAGTAGTAAAGATTATATATGCTAGATAA
- the hflX gene encoding GTPase HflX, which translates to MLDNEFHISKDARASLVSLVCPKFAEHSTEKDTMRSLMELRELLNTLGIENGEQYVQNRKSVDPATILGSGKIKEIADQAKEEGSSLLVFDCELTSSQIRNIKNLTGLSVVDRCHVILEIFSQHARTKEAKIQIEISRLQYLLPRLSGFWTHLSRQKGGIGVRGGEGEQQIELDRRIVRERIEFFKKELDEVRKSREQQKKKRQNKAVTAALVGYTNAGKSSVMNRLCGVEVLEENKLFATLDSTYRMLNPDTKPPMILIDTVGFISNLPNTLIDGFKTTLESAIEADLLIIVCDISDPNYKKHLEVTQQVLSELGVENKEQMIVFNKKDLHPDPLGQKIILRTNPDSFLVSTYNEEDMVNLKASIINHFLDKQEHYDLFVPYEAGEAHSKVVSKTNVLATHTHERGIFYRVRVPKFIFNPLDLNKYILAPEDPLIEEFINE; encoded by the coding sequence ATGCTAGATAATGAATTTCATATTTCAAAAGATGCGAGAGCTTCCCTCGTATCTCTCGTTTGCCCAAAGTTCGCAGAGCACAGTACCGAGAAGGATACAATGCGCTCTCTCATGGAGCTACGTGAACTCCTAAATACACTTGGGATTGAAAATGGTGAGCAATATGTACAAAATAGAAAGTCTGTAGACCCAGCCACGATTCTAGGTTCTGGGAAAATTAAAGAGATTGCCGATCAGGCCAAGGAAGAGGGTTCTTCCCTATTAGTTTTTGACTGTGAACTAACTTCTTCTCAAATTAGAAATATTAAAAACCTAACAGGTCTCTCTGTCGTTGATAGATGCCACGTAATTCTTGAGATCTTCTCTCAACACGCAAGAACGAAAGAGGCGAAAATTCAAATTGAAATCTCTAGACTTCAATACCTCCTCCCTAGACTCTCTGGATTCTGGACACACCTTTCAAGACAAAAGGGTGGTATCGGTGTTCGCGGTGGTGAAGGTGAGCAACAGATCGAACTAGATAGAAGGATAGTGAGAGAGAGAATTGAGTTCTTTAAAAAGGAACTTGATGAAGTTAGAAAATCGAGAGAACAACAGAAGAAGAAAAGGCAGAATAAGGCCGTAACCGCTGCACTGGTAGGATATACCAACGCTGGAAAATCATCGGTGATGAACCGTCTATGTGGAGTTGAAGTACTAGAAGAGAATAAGCTCTTCGCAACTCTTGACTCAACTTACAGAATGCTTAACCCCGATACCAAGCCACCAATGATTCTCATTGATACAGTTGGGTTTATCTCAAACTTACCCAATACCCTCATTGATGGATTTAAAACGACGCTAGAATCGGCAATTGAAGCAGATCTACTCATAATTGTTTGTGATATTTCTGATCCAAATTATAAGAAACACCTTGAGGTAACACAACAAGTACTCTCAGAGCTTGGTGTAGAGAACAAAGAACAAATGATCGTTTTTAACAAGAAAGATCTACATCCAGATCCACTCGGTCAGAAAATCATTCTCAGAACAAACCCTGATAGCTTCTTGGTTTCTACTTATAACGAAGAAGATATGGTAAACCTCAAGGCAAGTATCATTAACCACTTTCTAGACAAGCAAGAGCACTATGATCTCTTTGTCCCTTATGAAGCCGGAGAGGCCCACTCTAAGGTTGTTTCAAAGACAAATGTTCTCGCAACTCATACTCACGAAAGAGGTATCTTCTACAGAGTCAGAGTTCCAAAGTTTATCTTTAACCCATTAGATCTCAATAAGTATATCCTCGCACCAGAAGATCCTCTCATTGAAGAGTTTATCAACGAGTAA
- a CDS encoding aldehyde dehydrogenase family protein has protein sequence MSLIEIPNEIIEAPNFIGGEWIKGDGESIDIYSPYNGKVVGRTNESSSKQIDQAIAKAKDAQVLWEKTPLKDRTKVMFNFREILLRDIEKIAHIVSLENGKIISESKAGIMKGIEVLEYAISLQNLDAGSKMEVSRGVFCEYRREALGVVASITPFNFPAMVPMWTIPIAITLGNSYIWKPSEKTPLTATLIGNALTEAGLPAGVLTILNGTANCVNDIIDHKDVAAVGFVGSSKIAKIVYSRATALGKRALCLGGAKNHIILLPDADPEMSGIGIADSFTGCAGQRCMAASVLLAVGEVDKQIESIVERAKSTSLGDKMGAIITKEQLDFLSGAIDKAASEGAKILLDGREAKKPEGDGYWLGPTILDGVKENSEASKVELFGPVMSIIRCSNLSEALRIENANEYGNAASVFTNSGAMAEVVAQNASAGMVGINIGVPVPREPFSFGGINESKFGYGDITGENSLNFWSHVKKVTTKWQMQNDHNWMS, from the coding sequence ATGAGTTTAATCGAAATACCGAATGAGATAATCGAAGCCCCAAACTTTATTGGTGGAGAGTGGATAAAAGGAGATGGGGAGTCTATCGATATTTATTCTCCTTATAATGGAAAAGTTGTGGGGAGAACTAATGAGTCTTCTTCAAAGCAAATTGATCAAGCGATTGCTAAGGCAAAAGATGCTCAGGTTCTTTGGGAGAAAACTCCTCTAAAAGATAGAACTAAAGTTATGTTTAACTTTAGAGAAATTCTACTGCGAGATATTGAGAAGATTGCTCATATCGTATCACTTGAAAATGGAAAGATTATTTCTGAGTCTAAAGCTGGGATCATGAAAGGGATTGAAGTTCTTGAGTACGCTATCAGTCTTCAAAACTTAGATGCAGGTTCAAAGATGGAAGTTTCTAGGGGAGTGTTCTGTGAGTATAGAAGAGAGGCGCTAGGTGTTGTTGCTTCAATTACTCCATTTAACTTTCCTGCAATGGTTCCTATGTGGACAATTCCAATTGCAATCACTCTTGGTAATTCTTATATCTGGAAACCATCAGAGAAGACTCCTTTAACTGCGACACTAATAGGGAACGCGCTAACTGAAGCTGGGCTTCCTGCTGGTGTTCTAACGATTTTAAATGGAACTGCAAATTGCGTGAACGACATTATAGATCATAAGGATGTTGCAGCTGTAGGCTTTGTAGGTTCTTCTAAGATTGCAAAAATTGTCTATTCAAGAGCGACAGCACTAGGGAAGAGAGCTCTGTGTCTAGGTGGAGCCAAGAACCACATAATCTTATTACCAGATGCCGATCCTGAAATGTCGGGAATTGGAATTGCTGATTCATTCACTGGTTGTGCTGGACAAAGGTGTATGGCCGCTTCTGTTCTTCTTGCTGTTGGAGAAGTTGATAAGCAAATCGAAAGTATTGTGGAAAGAGCAAAAAGTACTTCTCTAGGCGATAAGATGGGCGCAATCATTACTAAAGAACAATTAGACTTCCTAAGTGGTGCTATTGATAAAGCCGCAAGCGAAGGAGCGAAGATTTTACTTGATGGAAGAGAGGCCAAGAAACCTGAAGGTGATGGTTATTGGTTAGGGCCAACAATTCTTGATGGAGTGAAAGAAAACTCTGAAGCTTCTAAAGTAGAACTCTTTGGGCCGGTAATGAGTATTATTCGCTGCTCTAATCTTTCTGAAGCACTAAGAATTGAAAACGCTAATGAGTATGGGAATGCAGCGAGTGTATTTACTAATAGTGGTGCCATGGCCGAAGTTGTTGCACAGAATGCAAGTGCAGGAATGGTTGGAATTAATATTGGAGTGCCTGTACCAAGAGAGCCATTTAGTTTTGGTGGAATAAATGAGTCTAAGTTTGGATACGGAGATATCACTGGTGAGAATAGTTTAAACTTCTGGTCTCACGTTAAGAAAGTGACAACAAAGTGGCAGATGCAAAATGACCACAACTGGATGAGCTAA
- a CDS encoding URC4/urg3 family protein has product MNKDIDYILSAKAVRERTAKIFDLTLEGKTNFNYHEDKLEGVSKFVLEVIRENYPDLKIPFHSRWGHFQVGSVDRNAKLDSELSSLDKVERARVKLDLVITSVLLDAGAGPTWKFDEEGESYNRSEGLGVASWHMFINGAFSNDGSRRADAKKLMEISKTDIEKAFQVSEKNPLVGAQGRAGLLASLGKCIESKPEIFKDGRPGNIIDYMIGEHGQKFAATDLLKAVLLHFGDIWPSRITVDGVSLGDVWNHPSLGEKDDLNSLVAFHKLSQWLTYSLIEPIVEAGCEVHSVNEMTGLAEYRNGGLLIDMDLISLKDPALLEVAHKPDSEVIIEWRALTVCLLDKIADIVRKELNFSEEEFPLAKVLEGGTWWAGRRVAKQKREDSSPPLKLDSDGTVF; this is encoded by the coding sequence ATGAATAAAGATATTGATTATATTTTAAGTGCGAAAGCTGTTCGAGAAAGAACGGCTAAGATCTTTGATCTTACTTTAGAAGGTAAAACAAACTTTAACTATCACGAAGATAAGCTAGAGGGAGTTTCAAAGTTTGTATTAGAGGTTATTAGAGAAAATTATCCTGATTTAAAAATTCCTTTTCATTCGAGATGGGGTCATTTTCAAGTTGGAAGTGTTGATCGTAATGCAAAGCTTGATAGTGAACTAAGTAGTCTAGATAAAGTAGAAAGGGCAAGAGTAAAACTTGATTTAGTAATTACATCTGTCCTATTAGATGCTGGAGCTGGACCAACTTGGAAGTTTGACGAAGAGGGAGAGAGCTATAATAGAAGTGAAGGTCTTGGAGTTGCTAGTTGGCACATGTTTATAAATGGGGCCTTTAGTAACGATGGAAGCAGACGTGCGGACGCAAAGAAGTTGATGGAGATTTCTAAGACCGACATTGAGAAGGCCTTCCAAGTTAGTGAGAAAAATCCTCTCGTAGGTGCACAGGGGAGAGCAGGACTTCTAGCGAGCTTAGGAAAGTGTATTGAGTCTAAACCTGAAATTTTTAAAGATGGAAGGCCCGGAAATATTATTGATTATATGATTGGTGAGCATGGTCAAAAATTTGCTGCAACAGATTTACTTAAGGCCGTACTCTTACATTTTGGTGATATTTGGCCATCGAGAATTACAGTTGATGGTGTATCTCTAGGAGATGTGTGGAATCACCCATCACTTGGAGAAAAAGATGACTTAAACTCTCTCGTGGCCTTTCATAAACTTTCTCAGTGGCTAACTTATTCACTGATTGAGCCTATCGTTGAAGCGGGCTGTGAAGTGCACTCTGTAAATGAGATGACGGGATTAGCCGAGTACCGCAATGGTGGCCTTCTTATTGATATGGATCTTATTAGCTTGAAGGATCCGGCTCTATTAGAAGTTGCCCATAAGCCCGACAGTGAAGTTATTATTGAATGGAGAGCGCTAACGGTGTGTCTATTAGATAAAATTGCTGACATTGTTAGAAAAGAGCTCAATTTCTCTGAAGAAGAGTTTCCTCTTGCAAAAGTTTTGGAGGGCGGAACTTGGTGGGCCGGAAGAAGAGTGGCCAAGCAAAAGAGGGAGGACTCATCACCACCTCTAAAGCTTGATAGTGATGGAACAGTTTTTTAA
- a CDS encoding class I SAM-dependent methyltransferase: MNEKTDFPYLHGFSNTEQQRLAKQAKFAEYTVYKEINFSEQRNILEVGSGVGAQTEILLRRFPDLHVTGIDRSDKQLETAKNYLQSIGSFEGRYDYKEMDATDMEFEGESFDGGFLCWVLEHIPNPAKVLSEVRRVLRPGSPVYITEVLNSSFLLDPYSPNVWKYWMAFNDYQYDMKGDPFVGAKLGNLLLQQGFKDIHIDTVTWHLDNRRPKQRKEYIDFWHELLLSAADQLIKAERVTEEVVEGMKKEMRQVASDPNAVFYYSFIQAKAKVY, encoded by the coding sequence ATGAATGAGAAAACAGACTTTCCTTACTTACATGGTTTCAGCAATACTGAACAACAAAGACTAGCAAAGCAGGCCAAATTTGCAGAGTATACAGTCTATAAGGAAATTAACTTTTCAGAGCAAAGAAATATCCTAGAAGTTGGAAGTGGTGTTGGCGCGCAGACTGAAATTCTTTTAAGAAGATTTCCAGACCTTCACGTCACAGGAATTGATCGCTCAGATAAACAACTTGAGACAGCTAAGAACTACCTACAATCAATTGGAAGTTTTGAAGGTCGATATGACTATAAAGAGATGGATGCAACAGATATGGAGTTTGAAGGAGAATCATTTGATGGTGGTTTTCTATGCTGGGTACTTGAGCATATTCCAAACCCAGCTAAAGTGCTGAGTGAAGTAAGAAGAGTGTTACGTCCAGGCTCACCTGTCTATATTACAGAAGTTCTCAACTCTTCATTTCTACTCGATCCATACTCACCAAACGTATGGAAGTATTGGATGGCATTCAATGATTATCAATACGATATGAAAGGTGACCCATTTGTTGGAGCAAAGCTTGGAAACTTATTACTTCAACAAGGTTTTAAAGATATACATATTGATACTGTGACATGGCACTTAGATAATAGAAGACCAAAGCAGAGAAAAGAATATATCGATTTTTGGCATGAGCTTCTTCTCTCTGCTGCCGATCAGTTAATAAAAGCAGAAAGAGTTACTGAGGAAGTTGTAGAAGGAATGAAAAAGGAAATGAGACAGGTTGCGAGTGATCCAAATGCAGTCTTTTACTATTCATTCATTCAGGCAAAAGCAAAGGTCTACTAA
- a CDS encoding type III pantothenate kinase yields MYNLQSIDNGNSHPHVGLFEKGELKSVTPLAQFQFDQQIDAIASSVGPSKNLQSISYIDLRPYRKEESFLDMPVDYEMTLGEDRLHQAYYIFKKAHPGLSLLIDAGTFTTVDFIDESGMKGGYIFPGVQTFLNSYSRGDKLPSLASADNFTIDFDIPHSTNAAIENAMKISQLSWLEKILSSHPIEQIYLSGGHGSLFSKALEDLFKGNVIFEKNLIHFSLYEIYLYLKNNNI; encoded by the coding sequence ATGTACAACCTTCAGTCCATTGATAATGGCAATAGCCACCCTCATGTTGGACTCTTTGAAAAGGGTGAACTAAAGAGTGTCACGCCATTAGCGCAATTTCAATTTGATCAACAGATTGATGCTATTGCTTCAAGTGTCGGCCCGTCTAAAAATCTACAATCCATTAGCTATATCGATCTTAGACCTTACAGAAAAGAAGAGTCCTTCCTGGATATGCCAGTAGATTATGAAATGACTCTAGGTGAAGATAGACTTCATCAAGCCTATTATATTTTTAAAAAAGCCCATCCCGGACTTAGCCTATTAATAGATGCGGGTACATTTACAACTGTAGACTTTATTGATGAAAGTGGAATGAAAGGCGGATATATATTTCCAGGAGTTCAAACATTTTTAAACTCCTACTCTAGAGGGGATAAACTTCCAAGTTTAGCTAGTGCAGATAACTTCACTATTGATTTTGATATTCCTCACTCTACAAACGCTGCAATTGAAAATGCCATGAAAATTTCTCAGCTTTCTTGGTTAGAGAAAATTCTCTCTTCACACCCTATAGAACAAATATATTTAAGTGGTGGCCATGGATCACTATTTTCTAAGGCCTTAGAAGATCTTTTTAAAGGTAATGTTATTTTTGAAAAAAACCTCATCCACTTTTCTTTATATGAAATATACTTATATCTAAAGAATAATAACATCTAG